A region from the Chloroflexota bacterium genome encodes:
- a CDS encoding NYN domain-containing protein yields MDAQTNTNMNIEEGPSILGKKSADPGSGLYVDVENLQQGGETVIQELIESWPVSAPSPTHLGLFVQADQMELWQLWANSQFRNLTVSIFGTQHFSQSQTKNSADIAMATRSMADLLRERVSHIVILSNDSDFISLFAAIRDELRITGNSGVVPFTWVVIDQTSSLSPTVKRFFPQENLHVIPAQPSKSKTSKAQKPSSSRMPDEKLSVENSTWAQMALAVIRNIEIGTFKSTECQPIIKKQWANHSVAKAGGAAFGTEFKNNIWPLLQSHGVVIDNPGGKPVRYRMTAKAKEVTE; encoded by the coding sequence TTGGACGCGCAGACAAACACCAATATGAACATCGAAGAGGGTCCCTCGATTCTCGGCAAGAAGAGCGCTGATCCCGGATCCGGCTTGTATGTAGATGTGGAGAATCTACAGCAAGGCGGCGAGACGGTGATCCAAGAGTTGATTGAGTCTTGGCCTGTGAGCGCCCCTTCGCCTACACATTTGGGCCTCTTCGTTCAGGCTGATCAAATGGAACTGTGGCAGCTATGGGCAAATAGTCAATTTAGGAATCTAACGGTTTCGATCTTTGGGACTCAGCACTTTAGCCAATCTCAAACCAAGAATTCTGCAGACATTGCCATGGCAACTAGGTCGATGGCTGACTTGCTAAGAGAGAGAGTTAGCCACATTGTAATACTCAGCAACGACAGTGATTTCATCTCCCTATTTGCCGCTATTCGGGATGAACTGAGAATTACAGGGAACAGCGGCGTAGTGCCTTTCACCTGGGTGGTGATTGACCAAACTTCCTCTCTATCCCCGACTGTAAAGCGCTTTTTCCCTCAGGAGAACCTGCACGTAATTCCGGCGCAACCCAGCAAGAGCAAGACCTCGAAGGCACAAAAGCCTTCCTCTAGTCGAATGCCTGACGAGAAGTTGAGTGTCGAAAATAGTACCTGGGCACAAATGGCCCTTGCCGTCATTAGGAACATCGAAATTGGCACATTCAAGAGCACTGAGTGCCAGCCCATCATCAAGAAGCAATGGGCCAACCATTCGGTAGCGAAGGCAGGTGGGGCTGCATTCGGCACAGAGTTCAAGAACAACATCTGGCCGCTTCTCCAATCCCATGGAGTTGTTATCGACAAC